In one Serinus canaria isolate serCan28SL12 chromosome 2, serCan2020, whole genome shotgun sequence genomic region, the following are encoded:
- the STEAP1 gene encoding metalloreductase STEAP1 produces the protein MEKREGGNRAIDQNAGQNIMPRRNTGNLNYLNVDMQVANPSEAAALFDLHQAHHFGEFEHSSEQHCEQDLFPKWHLPMKIASVISLITFIYTSMRDVIYPFITKKENVFYKIPILVINKVLPVTSITLLALVYLPGILAASFQLYFGTKYKRFPEWLDRWMLSRKQFGLLSFFFATLHACYSLCYPMRRSYRYKLLNWAFQQVKQKKENAWIEHDVWRMEIYVSLGILGLALLALLAITSIPSVSLSLTWREFHYIQSNMGYLALLLCTVHALVFAWNKWVDANQFIWYTPPSFMVAVFLPIVVLLCKCVLLLPCFRKRIRKIRSGWEAKTQVNQTSITSRL, from the exons AATGTGGATATGCAGGTTGCCAATCCATCAGAAGCAGCTGCACTTTTTGATTTACATCAAGCACACCATTTTGGTGAGTTTGAACACTCTTCAGAACAGCACTGCGAGCAGGATCTGTTCCCTAAGTGGCACTTGCCAATGAAGATAGCATCTGTGATCTCATTAATAACATTTATTTACACTTCCATGAGAGATGTCATATATCCTTTTATAACCAAAAAGGAAAACGTTTTCTATAAAATTCCAATCCTTGTCATAAACAAAGTTTTACCAGTGACTTCAATTACCCTTTTAGCACTAGTGTATTTACCAGGAATATTAGCTGCTAGTTTCCAGCTGTACTTTGGCACCAAGTATAAAAGGTTTCCCGAGTGGCTGGATAGATGGATGTTATCAAGGAAACAATTTGGACTTCTCAGTTTCTTCTTCGCTACATTGCACGCCTGCTATAGCCTGTGCTATCCAATGAGAAGATCGTACAGATACAAGCTGCTGAACTGGGCATTCCAGCAG gtcaaacaaaaaaaagaaaatgcctgGATTGAACATGATGTTTGGAGAATGGAGATTTATGTGTCTCTAGGAATTCTGGGACTCGCTTTGCTGGCTCTGTTGGCAATAACATCAATTCCATCTGTCAGTCTCTCTTTGACTTGGAGAGAGTTCCACTACATTCAG agcAATATGGGATATTTAGCCCTGCTGCTATGCACTGTTCATGCACTGGTGTTTGCTTGGAATAAGTGGGTTGATGCTAACCAATTCATCTGGTATACGCCACCTTCATTTATGGTTGCAGTTTTTCTTCCTATTGTAGTTCTGCTCTGTAAATGCGTACTGCTCCTTCCATGTTTTAGGAAGAGGATAAGAAAAATCAGAAGTGGCTGGGAAGCTAAGACACAAGTCAATCAAACCAGCATAACTTCCAGACTGTAG